One segment of Haliotis asinina isolate JCU_RB_2024 chromosome 12, JCU_Hal_asi_v2, whole genome shotgun sequence DNA contains the following:
- the LOC137258684 gene encoding trypsin-like: MAAIPVMSMVLEEEEEFEEEEELITATAGAIRANLTARERRWWMHPLNEQRSLEGVCNLNDISILTLERPIDGTDNAEPVCLPTGSQCTNLFNRQCTVTGWGATDTANGHPVAGQTLLPPPTSPLRSALSAKPTPVTETRADHYCASMTGLGFSAASRPTDLLTVTGLLTGIYTDVSANTDWINSVTSS, encoded by the exons ATGGCGGCCATACCTGTGATGAGTATGGTGttggaggaagaggaggaattCGAAGAAGAGGAGGAACTAATCACAGCTACAGCAGGTGCCATCAGAGCAAATCTCACTGCCAGGGAACGGAGATGGTGGATGCACCCTTTAAATGAGCAGAGGTCTCTGGAAGGAGTCTGCAATC TCAATGACATCTCGATACTGACTCTGGAAAGGCCTATCGACGGTACAGACAACGCCGAGCCTGTGTGTCTTCCTACTGGCTCTCAGTGCACCAACCTCTTCAACCGGCAGTGCACCGTCACCGGCTGGGGAGCGACAGACACGGCCAATGGTCATCCAG TTGCCGGTCAAACTCTCCTGCCTCCTCCCACGTCACCACTCAGATCGGCGCTGTCGGCAAAACCGACACCTGTAAc GGAGACTCGGGCGGACCACTACTGTGCCAGTATGACGGGACTTGGGTTCAGTGCGGCATCACGTCCTACGGACCTGCTGACTGTAACTGGACTGCTGACTGGCATCTACACTGACGTCTCCGCCAACACGGACTGGATCAACTCCGTCACCAGCAGCTAG